Proteins from one Bradyrhizobium roseum genomic window:
- a CDS encoding GntR family transcriptional regulator, giving the protein MPVRASKKAEPKVRRMAAGPRRNGRPRTATTASRIYSDLRSELVSLQRRPGEAISEATIALAYGVSRTPVREAILKLSDEGLLEIYPQSGIFVARIPVAALPEAIIIRKALEETTARLAAERATSSQILSLQSILERQREASVAGDSDAFHQADEAFHAEVAEVAGYPGIWKYIQQVKVHVDRYRRLTLPQRGRIAKVIVEHAAVLDAIEAHDAEGARRAMEIHLASLLENISATQHINPEYFEERD; this is encoded by the coding sequence ATGCCTGTCCGCGCATCGAAGAAGGCCGAACCGAAGGTTCGCCGAATGGCCGCCGGCCCGCGCCGCAACGGCAGGCCGCGCACGGCGACGACGGCGTCAAGAATCTATTCCGATCTTCGCAGCGAACTGGTGTCGCTGCAGCGCCGCCCCGGCGAGGCGATCTCGGAAGCGACGATCGCCCTCGCCTACGGCGTGAGCCGCACGCCCGTGCGCGAGGCCATTCTCAAATTATCGGATGAAGGCCTGCTGGAGATCTATCCGCAGTCCGGCATCTTCGTCGCGCGTATTCCGGTGGCGGCGCTGCCCGAGGCCATCATCATCCGCAAGGCGCTGGAGGAGACCACGGCGCGGCTCGCCGCCGAACGCGCGACGTCGAGCCAGATATTGTCGCTGCAGTCGATCCTGGAACGCCAGCGCGAGGCCAGTGTGGCCGGCGACAGCGACGCGTTCCATCAGGCCGACGAGGCGTTTCATGCTGAAGTCGCTGAGGTCGCCGGCTATCCGGGCATCTGGAAATATATCCAGCAGGTAAAAGTCCATGTCGACCGCTATCGCCGGCTCACCTTGCCCCAACGCGGGCGAATCGCAAAAGTGATCGTCGAGCACGCGGCCGTGCTCGACGCGATCGAGGCACATGACGCGGAAGGCGCAAGGCGGGCGATGGAGATCCATCTCGCGAGCCTGCTCGAAAACATCTCGGCAACGCAGCACATCAATCCGGAGTACTTCGAAGAGCGAGACTAG
- a CDS encoding substrate-binding domain-containing protein, which translates to MNTLKILSGGAAQGLVGSLALDFKAQTGFEIAGEFGAVGIMADRLRKGTPSDLVILTAALLARLAEEKLIVAATIADIGLVETALAVRTGDPQANVKDADDLRRTLLESDAIFVPDTKASTAGIHVANVLQQLGIADEVADRLRIFPNGATAMRELAASKAQRPIGCTQSTEIISTAAVTLSGALPPGCELATTYTAGVAAAAAHPQQARDLIALLTGAGQQQQRRRAGFVSGH; encoded by the coding sequence ATGAATACGCTGAAGATCCTGAGCGGGGGCGCGGCGCAGGGGCTGGTCGGAAGCCTTGCACTTGATTTCAAGGCCCAGACCGGCTTCGAAATTGCGGGCGAATTCGGCGCGGTCGGCATCATGGCCGACAGATTGCGCAAGGGCACGCCGTCGGACCTCGTCATCCTGACCGCAGCGCTTCTCGCCAGACTGGCGGAGGAGAAGCTGATCGTCGCCGCAACGATTGCCGATATCGGCTTGGTCGAAACCGCGCTCGCCGTCCGCACCGGCGATCCCCAAGCCAACGTCAAGGATGCCGACGACTTGCGCCGGACGTTGCTGGAATCCGATGCGATCTTTGTGCCGGACACCAAGGCATCGACCGCCGGAATTCATGTTGCCAATGTCCTGCAACAGCTCGGCATCGCCGACGAGGTCGCCGACCGCCTCAGGATCTTTCCGAACGGCGCGACCGCGATGCGCGAACTGGCCGCATCCAAGGCGCAGCGTCCGATCGGGTGCACGCAATCGACCGAAATCATCTCCACCGCCGCCGTGACCCTTTCCGGTGCTCTGCCTCCGGGTTGCGAACTCGCAACCACCTACACGGCAGGCGTCGCGGCCGCCGCCGCCCATCCGCAGCAGGCGCGGGATCTGATCGCCTTGCTGACCGGCGCGGGACAGCAGCAACAGCGCAGGCGCGCCGGCTTCGTCAGCGGCCACTAG
- a CDS encoding xanthine dehydrogenase family protein molybdopterin-binding subunit, with translation MSQQASTPSPALPVSLAANPKLSSWLKFSSTGQVTVSPGKVEIGQGIVTALAQIAADELDIDLSRVQMVRASTASSPNEGVTSGSLSIQQSGRAMRHACAEVRRIFLRQAAERLGVEADALDIEDGTISGPGNVRTSYWELADDVSLDRDATPGVTPKTASRRALAGHSVQRIDIPDKVLGRPRFIHDQALAGMLHGRVLRPENACAKLVGLKEDGARAVPGLVAIVRDGNFSGVVSETEHGAEAALAALRKGASWSAGEPLPDENDLASFLKTQPAESTIIDKKTAASSGAAARTIRRQYTRPYIAHASIAPSCAMAQWDGDHVRVWTHSQGVYLLRADLALVLKRPVENITVEHMEGAGCYGHNAADDVALDAVLLARSAGGRPVRVQWSRQGEMSDAPFGAAMAIEIEVDLDAQGEIVDWRHSIWGNGHVARPGRAAQPALLAGYELANPFPRMVSINPPQSNGGGSDRNAIPLYDLPSWRIESHRLTTMPIRTSALRTLGGQGNVFAIESILDEIAAERGEDPVAFRLRHLRDERAKDVIRAVAARAKWKPDRQPGIGHGIGFGRYKNTGAYCAAIAEIEGIDEIAVRKLTLAVDVGEAINPDGVINQIEGGAIQATSWVLKERVRFDRQRITSTSWAEYPILRFSEVPDVEVEVIQRSDVDPVGAGEAAHGPVTAAIANAVFDALGVRVRDLPITRDRIIAAMEAT, from the coding sequence ATGAGCCAGCAAGCATCCACTCCCTCGCCCGCACTGCCGGTCAGCCTCGCGGCGAACCCAAAACTGTCGTCGTGGCTGAAATTCTCCAGCACCGGCCAGGTGACGGTTTCGCCCGGCAAGGTGGAGATCGGGCAAGGCATCGTGACGGCACTGGCGCAAATCGCCGCCGACGAACTCGACATCGACCTCTCGCGCGTGCAGATGGTCCGCGCGTCGACGGCCAGCAGCCCCAACGAGGGCGTCACCTCCGGCAGCCTTTCCATCCAGCAGTCGGGCCGCGCAATGCGCCACGCCTGCGCCGAGGTTCGCCGGATATTTCTTCGACAGGCCGCGGAACGGCTCGGCGTCGAGGCCGATGCGCTCGACATCGAGGACGGCACAATTTCGGGGCCCGGCAATGTCAGGACCAGCTATTGGGAACTGGCCGACGACGTCTCGCTCGATCGCGACGCCACGCCGGGCGTTACGCCGAAGACCGCATCGCGCCGGGCGCTGGCCGGCCATTCGGTTCAACGGATCGATATTCCCGACAAGGTGTTGGGCCGGCCGCGCTTTATCCATGATCAGGCCTTGGCGGGAATGCTGCATGGCCGGGTGCTGCGGCCGGAGAACGCGTGCGCGAAGCTTGTCGGGTTGAAGGAGGATGGTGCCCGCGCAGTGCCCGGTCTCGTCGCGATCGTGCGCGACGGCAATTTTTCCGGTGTCGTCAGCGAGACCGAACATGGCGCAGAGGCGGCGCTCGCCGCCTTGCGCAAGGGCGCATCATGGTCCGCAGGCGAGCCCCTGCCCGACGAAAATGACCTGGCCTCGTTCCTGAAAACCCAGCCAGCGGAATCGACGATCATCGACAAGAAGACGGCCGCCTCTTCAGGCGCGGCCGCGCGGACCATCCGGCGGCAATACACCCGACCCTACATCGCCCACGCCTCAATCGCTCCGTCCTGCGCCATGGCGCAATGGGACGGTGACCACGTCCGTGTCTGGACCCATAGCCAGGGCGTCTACTTGCTGCGCGCCGATCTGGCGCTGGTTCTCAAACGGCCGGTCGAAAATATCACGGTCGAGCATATGGAGGGAGCCGGCTGCTATGGTCATAACGCCGCCGACGATGTCGCGCTCGACGCCGTGCTGCTCGCGAGAAGTGCTGGCGGCCGGCCGGTGCGGGTACAGTGGTCGCGTCAGGGCGAAATGTCGGATGCACCGTTCGGAGCGGCGATGGCGATCGAGATCGAGGTCGATCTCGATGCGCAGGGCGAAATCGTCGACTGGCGGCATTCGATCTGGGGCAACGGCCATGTGGCGCGGCCGGGACGCGCGGCGCAACCCGCATTACTGGCGGGATACGAGCTTGCGAACCCGTTTCCGCGCATGGTCTCGATCAATCCACCGCAGTCCAATGGCGGCGGCAGCGACCGCAACGCGATCCCGCTCTATGATCTTCCGTCCTGGCGCATCGAGAGCCATCGCCTGACCACCATGCCGATCCGCACCTCGGCGCTGCGAACGCTCGGCGGTCAGGGCAATGTGTTCGCGATCGAATCCATCCTCGACGAAATCGCGGCCGAGCGCGGCGAGGATCCGGTCGCGTTCCGGCTGCGTCACTTGCGCGATGAGCGCGCCAAGGACGTGATCCGCGCCGTTGCCGCCCGCGCGAAGTGGAAGCCCGACAGGCAACCCGGCATCGGTCATGGCATCGGCTTTGGCCGCTACAAGAACACCGGCGCCTATTGCGCTGCAATCGCGGAAATCGAGGGCATCGACGAGATTGCGGTCAGGAAATTGACGCTGGCCGTCGATGTCGGCGAAGCCATCAACCCCGACGGCGTCATCAACCAGATCGAGGGCGGCGCCATTCAGGCCACGAGCTGGGTACTGAAGGAACGCGTCCGCTTCGACCGGCAGCGCATCACCAGCACGAGCTGGGCGGAATATCCGATCCTGCGCTTCAGTGAAGTGCCTGACGTGGAGGTCGAGGTGATCCAGCGGAGCGACGTCGACCCGGTCGGCGCCGGCGAGGCTGCCCATGGCCCGGTGACGGCGGCCATTGCCAATGCGGTGTTCGACGCGCTCGGCGTGCGGGTGCGCGACCTGCCGATCACGCGCGACAGGATCATCGCCGCAATGGAAGCGACGTGA
- a CDS encoding (2Fe-2S)-binding protein, which produces MPSVRFRLNGAETEIDADPDRSLLDVLRGQLGVTGPHFGCGAGECGACNVILGDHAVSACDTPLWSVADKDVTTLEGLGTDEQPHPLQRAFIAEQAMQCGYCVSGILMSAAALLKQNPSPTSRDVKEALDRNLCRCGSQNRMVRAVLRAAEEMAAR; this is translated from the coding sequence ATGCCCAGCGTTCGATTTCGCCTCAACGGCGCCGAGACCGAGATTGACGCCGATCCCGACCGGTCATTGCTGGACGTTCTGCGCGGACAACTTGGCGTGACCGGACCGCATTTCGGCTGCGGCGCCGGCGAGTGCGGCGCCTGCAATGTCATCCTCGGCGACCACGCCGTATCCGCCTGCGACACGCCGCTATGGTCGGTGGCGGACAAGGATGTCACCACGCTCGAAGGGCTGGGAACAGACGAGCAGCCGCATCCGCTGCAACGCGCCTTCATCGCCGAACAGGCGATGCAATGCGGCTATTGCGTCTCCGGCATCCTGATGAGCGCGGCGGCGCTGTTGAAGCAAAATCCGTCGCCGACCAGTCGGGACGTAAAGGAAGCGCTCGATCGCAACCTCTGCCGCTGCGGCTCGCAAAACCGCATGGTGCGCGCGGTGCTGCGCGCGGCGGAAGAAATGGCGGCGCGATGA
- a CDS encoding tripartite tricarboxylate transporter substrate binding protein, with translation MTAARIALALAAALFTTTLPGAQAQDYPSRPVKVIVPFGAGGPADVTARQIGSMLQESFGQPFVIENRTGAGGVIGTQEVVKSPPDGYTLLMMSNTQTANESLVPQRKYELMRDLAPIAPVNSSDLVIVLHPSVQAKTLQEFIALAKSQPGKLNYASSGQGTPYHMAGELFKAMAGIDVLHVPYRNSGEARSGVIGGQVQMMIDAVTAMAPNVAENQVRALATTGQTRSTVLPNTPTAIEAGVPGYEATIWLGLMAPAGTPKPVIDKLNAAVNAAVKRPDVVKLWTQQGAVPMSMSPEEFDKFLRGDIVKWAEVVKKFDKPPQ, from the coding sequence ATGACGGCCGCAAGGATCGCACTGGCGCTGGCTGCCGCGCTGTTCACCACAACGTTGCCCGGAGCACAGGCGCAGGATTATCCGTCGCGGCCGGTGAAGGTAATCGTTCCCTTCGGCGCCGGCGGGCCTGCCGACGTCACCGCCCGCCAGATCGGGAGCATGCTGCAGGAAAGCTTTGGTCAGCCCTTCGTGATCGAGAACCGCACCGGTGCCGGCGGCGTCATCGGCACGCAGGAAGTCGTGAAGTCGCCGCCGGACGGCTATACGCTGCTGATGATGTCGAATACCCAGACCGCGAATGAATCACTGGTTCCGCAGCGCAAGTATGAACTGATGCGCGATCTTGCGCCGATCGCGCCAGTCAACTCTTCCGACCTCGTCATCGTCCTTCATCCCTCCGTGCAAGCCAAGACGCTGCAGGAGTTCATCGCGCTGGCCAAATCGCAGCCCGGGAAACTGAACTATGCGTCATCCGGCCAGGGCACGCCGTATCACATGGCGGGCGAGCTGTTCAAAGCCATGGCCGGAATCGACGTCCTGCACGTGCCCTACCGCAACAGCGGCGAGGCCCGCAGCGGCGTAATCGGCGGCCAGGTGCAGATGATGATCGACGCGGTGACGGCGATGGCGCCCAACGTCGCCGAGAATCAAGTGCGCGCGCTGGCGACGACGGGCCAGACGCGCTCGACCGTGCTGCCTAATACCCCAACCGCGATCGAAGCCGGCGTTCCCGGCTATGAGGCCACCATCTGGCTCGGCCTGATGGCGCCCGCGGGCACGCCGAAGCCGGTCATCGACAAGCTCAATGCGGCGGTGAACGCCGCGGTGAAGCGGCCCGATGTTGTCAAGCTCTGGACCCAGCAGGGCGCCGTGCCGATGTCGATGAGCCCCGAGGAGTTCGACAAATTCCTGCGCGGCGATATAGTGAAGTGGGCGGAAGTGGTGAAGAAGTTCGACAAGCCGCCGCAATAA
- a CDS encoding ABC transporter substrate-binding protein — translation MKKSISRRHLLQGTGAVLASAAFSTRVMAAAPPPEAVTPALIEAAKKEGKVIYYTSTDLPVAEKLAKAFEAKYPGISVRVERTGAERVFQRIGQEYASNIRAVDVVNSSDAAHFIVWKRDGVLATYVPEEVAKFYPDEHKDPDGQFASFRVWLSIIAYNTNLVKAEDAPKSFAELLDPKWKGKIVKAHPGYSGTIMTATYQMQRDLGWTFFEQLAKQNIMQVQSSADPPKKLDLGERALMADGNEYNIFQLKEAGRPVEPIYATEGSPLIIGPNGVFKEAPNPNAARLFQSFSLSREAQQLIVDVGGLRSVHSQAVEKAGRKSLKDIKTMKDDAAAVEKESEAIKARYTKIFRI, via the coding sequence ATGAAGAAATCGATCTCGCGCCGCCATCTGCTTCAGGGCACCGGCGCTGTTCTCGCAAGCGCAGCATTTTCCACGCGTGTGATGGCGGCGGCGCCGCCGCCGGAGGCCGTGACCCCGGCCTTGATCGAGGCAGCAAAGAAAGAAGGCAAGGTCATCTATTACACCTCGACCGATTTGCCGGTCGCGGAAAAGCTGGCCAAGGCGTTTGAGGCGAAATATCCGGGCATTTCGGTCCGCGTCGAGCGCACCGGCGCCGAGCGCGTGTTCCAGCGCATCGGGCAGGAATATGCCAGCAACATCCGCGCTGTCGACGTGGTCAATTCGTCCGATGCCGCGCATTTCATCGTCTGGAAGCGCGACGGCGTTCTGGCGACTTACGTGCCGGAGGAGGTCGCAAAATTCTATCCGGACGAGCACAAGGACCCGGACGGCCAGTTCGCGAGCTTTCGCGTGTGGCTCAGCATCATTGCCTACAACACTAATCTGGTGAAGGCGGAGGATGCGCCGAAGAGCTTTGCCGAACTGCTCGACCCCAAATGGAAGGGCAAGATCGTCAAGGCGCATCCGGGCTATAGCGGCACCATCATGACCGCAACCTACCAGATGCAGCGTGATCTCGGCTGGACGTTCTTCGAGCAACTCGCCAAGCAGAACATCATGCAGGTGCAGTCATCGGCCGATCCGCCGAAAAAGCTCGACCTCGGCGAACGCGCGCTGATGGCTGACGGCAACGAATACAACATTTTCCAGCTGAAGGAGGCAGGCCGCCCGGTCGAGCCGATCTACGCCACGGAAGGCTCGCCGCTGATCATCGGACCGAACGGCGTCTTCAAGGAAGCGCCTAATCCGAACGCGGCCAGGCTGTTCCAGTCGTTCAGCCTCAGCCGGGAGGCGCAGCAGCTGATCGTCGACGTCGGCGGCCTGCGCTCGGTGCATTCTCAGGCGGTCGAAAAAGCGGGGCGCAAGTCGCTCAAGGACATCAAGACCATGAAGGACGATGCCGCGGCGGTGGAAAAGGAGAGCGAAGCGATCAAGGCACGCTACACAAAGATCTTCCGCATTTGA
- a CDS encoding MmgE/PrpD family protein yields MASGLPETSVAEALAERIVALHAGALPAATRRKCEDLLIDVVGLCVTARNEDYVGSALAGCDDDGPCTAIGHKRTLNAAGAAFVNGTAAHGEDFDDTFEGGPVHAGAVIVPAVLAACERHNPDGRVALTGVAVGTEVLCRLSLVVPKAVHKAGFHPTAIFGAMGAAAGVGAALGLNARQIVDALGIAGSMAGGIIEYLAEGAWTKRMHAGWAAQSGIRAALLAREGFVGPRTVFEGVHGLFHGFAHTTKGDYGALTGDFGTRWVTDTLAFKPYPCGTMAQPYIDCARRLAARGIKPEDVTEIICEVAEGTVHRLWEPLADKQRPRNGYAAKFAVPYLLATGFVHGGVGLGAFTESAVRDERVLALAAKVKFVIDPDNPYPNNYTGHIRATLCDGSVVEERQPYLRGGAQEPLTRQDVTDKFLLNAAHGGWSTVQSDAALKRLAELYNGRIDLSSLRG; encoded by the coding sequence ATGGCCTCGGGACTGCCTGAGACTTCGGTCGCCGAAGCGCTGGCCGAAAGGATTGTCGCACTGCACGCTGGTGCCTTGCCGGCGGCAACCAGGCGCAAATGCGAGGATCTGCTGATCGACGTGGTCGGCCTGTGCGTCACCGCGCGCAACGAGGACTATGTCGGAAGTGCGCTCGCGGGCTGCGACGATGACGGCCCCTGCACGGCGATCGGGCACAAGCGCACGCTGAATGCGGCGGGCGCCGCCTTCGTCAACGGCACGGCCGCGCACGGCGAGGATTTCGACGACACGTTCGAGGGCGGCCCGGTCCATGCCGGTGCCGTGATCGTGCCGGCGGTGCTCGCCGCCTGCGAGCGGCATAATCCGGATGGCCGCGTGGCGCTGACCGGGGTTGCCGTCGGCACGGAGGTGCTGTGCCGGTTGAGCCTCGTGGTGCCGAAGGCGGTCCACAAGGCGGGCTTCCACCCGACCGCGATCTTCGGCGCGATGGGCGCCGCCGCCGGTGTCGGCGCGGCGCTCGGTCTCAATGCCAGGCAGATCGTCGATGCGCTCGGCATCGCCGGCAGCATGGCCGGCGGCATCATCGAGTATCTCGCAGAGGGGGCCTGGACCAAGCGGATGCATGCCGGATGGGCGGCGCAATCTGGCATCCGCGCAGCACTGCTGGCGCGGGAAGGGTTCGTTGGCCCCCGCACGGTGTTCGAGGGCGTGCATGGATTGTTTCACGGCTTTGCGCATACGACCAAGGGCGATTACGGCGCGCTGACCGGCGATTTCGGCACGCGCTGGGTCACCGACACGCTGGCGTTCAAGCCCTATCCATGCGGGACGATGGCGCAGCCCTATATCGATTGCGCGCGCCGGCTGGCCGCGCGCGGCATCAAGCCCGAGGACGTCACCGAGATCATCTGCGAGGTGGCGGAGGGAACGGTGCACCGGCTATGGGAGCCGCTCGCCGACAAGCAGCGTCCGCGCAACGGCTATGCCGCCAAGTTTGCCGTGCCTTATCTGCTGGCCACCGGCTTCGTGCACGGCGGCGTCGGGCTCGGCGCGTTCACGGAAAGCGCGGTCCGAGACGAGCGCGTGCTGGCGCTCGCGGCAAAAGTGAAATTCGTGATAGATCCGGACAATCCCTATCCGAACAATTACACTGGCCACATCCGCGCCACGCTGTGCGATGGCAGCGTGGTGGAAGAGCGCCAGCCCTATCTGCGCGGCGGCGCGCAGGAGCCGTTGACGCGGCAGGACGTGACCGACAAGTTCTTGCTCAACGCCGCACATGGCGGCTGGAGCACGGTGCAGAGCGACGCAGCGCTGAAACGCTTGGCGGAGCTGTATAATGGCCGCATCGATCTCTCTTCACTGCGTGGGTAA
- a CDS encoding SDR family NAD(P)-dependent oxidoreductase, with protein sequence MTKELAGKVAIVTGAGRNIGRAIALTLAEGGASIVVNARSNYAEAEAVAREIETAGGKALVHIGDVADAVAVQAMADAAVKRFGRIDILVNNAALRREKPFAEMSYAAWREILDVTLDGTFLCVKACLPALRQSGAGTIVNIGGLSAHTGAKNRAHVVTAKAGIIGLTRALAHDLADDGITANCVVPGLIGTPRPKDKPEPAHHLTHHTITGNRGRPEDVAATVRFLCGPGARYINGQAIHANGGAYLGV encoded by the coding sequence ATGACCAAAGAACTCGCAGGCAAAGTCGCCATCGTCACGGGCGCTGGTCGCAATATCGGCCGCGCCATCGCGCTGACGCTGGCGGAGGGCGGGGCGTCCATCGTGGTGAACGCGCGCAGCAACTACGCCGAGGCGGAAGCCGTGGCGCGAGAGATCGAGACAGCCGGCGGCAAGGCGCTTGTCCATATCGGAGACGTCGCCGATGCCGTCGCGGTGCAGGCCATGGCGGATGCGGCGGTCAAACGATTCGGGCGTATCGATATCCTCGTCAATAACGCGGCGCTGCGGCGCGAGAAGCCGTTCGCCGAGATGAGCTATGCGGCGTGGCGGGAAATTCTCGACGTCACGCTCGATGGCACGTTCCTCTGCGTAAAGGCTTGCCTGCCGGCGCTGCGGCAGTCGGGCGCGGGAACCATCGTCAACATCGGGGGCCTGAGCGCGCATACCGGTGCCAAGAACCGCGCGCATGTCGTGACCGCGAAGGCGGGCATCATCGGCCTGACCCGGGCGCTGGCCCATGATCTGGCCGACGACGGCATCACCGCGAACTGCGTGGTTCCCGGGCTGATCGGCACGCCACGACCCAAGGACAAGCCGGAGCCGGCGCATCACCTGACCCATCATACGATCACCGGCAACCGGGGCAGGCCGGAAGACGTCGCTGCAACCGTGCGTTTTCTGTGCGGGCCCGGTGCACGCTACATCAACGGGCAGGCCATCCACGCCAATGGCGGGGCCTATTTGGGCGTCTGA
- a CDS encoding molybdopterin oxidoreductase family protein → MNQHAKVDIRHSTCPHDCPSACALDIEVIDGRSIGRVRGSKLQTYTAGVVCAKVARYAERIHHPDRLLHPMRRTGPKGSGQFARISWDEALDEIAARFDQAEREFGAQSVWPYYYAGTMGLVMRDGINRLAHVKKYSRFYSTICANIARVGFSIGTGKIAGVDPREMGVSDLVVIWGTNPVNTQVNVMTHASRARKERGAKIAAVDIYNNDTMKQADIKILLRPGTDGAFACGVMNVLFREGYADRAYMDRYTDCPDELEAHLATRTPEWASNISGVPVQEIEAFARVVGQTKRSFFRLGYGFTRSRNGAAQMHAALCIPAVTGAWQYEGGGAFFNNAGIWKFDESIIEGHDAIDRTTRWLDQSQIGRILTGNAEALKGGPPVKAMLIQNTNPVTVAPEQALVREGFAREDLFMAVHEQFMTETAAMADIVLPATMFMEHDDLYYGGGQQHISVGAKLIDPPGECRSNHEVLQGLGRRLNAVHPGFEMSPRELIDATLKKSGHGDIETLEADLWRDIQPDFRTSHYLDGFAHADKKFHFKADWANPPFGNPGLGPWTQLPGLPDHWAVIEEADEQHPFRLATSPSRSYLNSSFNETPGSQAREGAPTVMIHPDDAAGLSIADGDAVTLGNVRGETTLTAKLFDGLRRGVLIAESIHPNKAHIGGRGINMLTGAETVAPVGGAAFHDNKVWVKKATPATARKS, encoded by the coding sequence ATGAACCAGCATGCCAAGGTCGATATCCGCCACTCCACCTGTCCGCATGATTGCCCGTCGGCCTGCGCGCTCGACATCGAGGTGATCGACGGCCGTTCGATCGGCCGGGTCCGCGGCTCCAAGCTGCAGACCTATACCGCCGGTGTCGTCTGCGCCAAGGTCGCGCGCTACGCCGAACGGATTCATCACCCTGACCGGCTGCTCCATCCGATGCGCCGTACCGGCCCCAAGGGCTCCGGCCAGTTTGCGCGGATTTCCTGGGACGAGGCGCTGGACGAAATCGCCGCGCGGTTCGACCAGGCCGAGCGCGAATTCGGGGCTCAATCGGTATGGCCCTATTATTACGCCGGCACCATGGGGCTCGTGATGCGCGACGGCATCAATCGCCTTGCCCATGTGAAAAAATATTCGCGCTTCTACTCGACCATCTGCGCCAACATCGCCCGCGTCGGTTTCTCCATCGGCACCGGCAAGATTGCCGGCGTCGATCCGCGCGAAATGGGTGTCTCCGATCTCGTCGTGATCTGGGGCACCAATCCGGTCAACACCCAGGTCAACGTGATGACCCACGCCTCGCGCGCCCGCAAGGAGCGCGGCGCAAAGATCGCGGCGGTCGATATCTACAATAACGACACCATGAAGCAGGCCGACATCAAGATATTGCTCCGGCCGGGCACCGACGGCGCCTTCGCCTGCGGCGTCATGAACGTGCTGTTCCGCGAGGGTTACGCGGACCGCGCCTATATGGACCGCTACACCGATTGCCCCGACGAGCTGGAAGCGCATCTGGCGACGCGTACGCCGGAATGGGCCTCCAACATCTCCGGCGTGCCGGTGCAGGAAATCGAGGCGTTCGCGCGCGTCGTCGGCCAGACCAAACGTTCGTTCTTCCGTCTTGGCTATGGCTTTACCCGCAGCCGCAACGGTGCGGCGCAGATGCATGCCGCGCTGTGCATCCCCGCGGTAACGGGGGCTTGGCAATATGAAGGCGGCGGCGCCTTCTTCAACAATGCCGGGATCTGGAAGTTCGATGAATCCATTATCGAGGGCCACGATGCGATCGACCGCACGACGCGCTGGCTCGATCAGTCGCAGATCGGCCGCATCCTGACCGGCAACGCCGAGGCCCTGAAGGGTGGACCGCCGGTCAAGGCGATGCTGATCCAGAACACCAACCCGGTGACGGTGGCGCCCGAACAGGCGCTGGTGAGAGAAGGCTTTGCGCGTGAGGACCTGTTCATGGCGGTGCATGAGCAGTTCATGACGGAAACGGCCGCGATGGCCGATATCGTGCTCCCCGCCACCATGTTCATGGAGCATGACGACCTCTATTACGGCGGCGGTCAGCAGCATATCTCGGTCGGCGCCAAGCTGATTGATCCGCCCGGCGAGTGCCGTTCCAACCACGAGGTACTGCAAGGCCTCGGCCGCCGCCTCAACGCCGTGCATCCGGGATTCGAGATGTCGCCGCGTGAACTGATCGATGCGACGCTGAAGAAGAGCGGTCACGGCGACATCGAAACGCTCGAAGCCGATCTCTGGCGCGACATCCAGCCGGATTTCCGCACCTCGCATTATCTCGACGGCTTTGCGCATGCCGACAAGAAATTCCACTTCAAGGCCGACTGGGCCAACCCGCCGTTCGGCAATCCGGGCCTCGGCCCCTGGACGCAGTTGCCCGGGCTGCCCGATCACTGGGCGGTCATCGAGGAGGCGGATGAGCAGCATCCGTTCCGCCTCGCCACCTCGCCATCGCGCAGCTATCTCAACAGCAGCTTCAACGAGACGCCGGGCTCGCAGGCCCGCGAGGGCGCGCCCACGGTGATGATCCATCCGGATGACGCCGCAGGCCTGTCGATCGCCGATGGCGACGCCGTGACGCTCGGCAATGTCAGGGGCGAAACCACGCTGACCGCAAAATTGTTCGACGGCCTGCGCCGCGGCGTGCTGATCGCCGAGTCCATCCATCCGAACAAGGCCCATATCGGCGGCCGCGGCATCAACATGCTGACGGGGGCGGAAACCGTGGCACCCGTCGGCGGCGCGGCTTTCCACGACAACAAGGTCTGGGTCAAAAAGGCGACGCCAGCGACTGCGCGCAAGAGCTAG